The genomic stretch TGACATCTCAAAAAATCAGATCTTACCACACTGGGTCTACATTCCTACTTTATAACAATCAACTGGCACTGAGTTATGGCTGTTCCACTTAGATGGGGTATGAATTATTTTGTTTGTCACAGCCCCCATCACTTTCTTTGCTACAGTTACAGAGCTTCAGTCTCCATGCATTATACAATTATATAACAGACCCACCTTACTTAAGAATACAGGTGCAACCCCGGGAGCCGGCGGGCTGCGGCCCTCTCCGGGGACCCTCCAGCGGGCCCAGGGGGACAGAAGTGGCTCTAAATCCAGCACGTGCGTACTAAGGCAAGTTAATGGATTTAATATGAAGCACAGAAGCAGATAATGCCAAAGAGCAAGCAGTAATTGGTACACATTTAGTGAGTGGGGCggcctttccttctcccactgcTGCTGAGATGGTGGAAATTAGTCGAATTCAGTATGAAATGGAATACACCGAAGGTATTAGTCAGCGAATGCCAGTCCCGGAAAAATTAAAGGTAGCACCACCAAATGCTGACCTGAAACAAGGATTTCAAGAAGGAGTTTCAAACGCTAGTGTGATTATGCAAGTTCCAAAGAGAATTGTGGTAGCAAGAAATAATGAAGACATTCCATTATCAAGACCAGCAGATCTTGACCTTATACAGTCAACTCCCTTTAAGCCTCTGGCTCTAAAAACACCACCTCGTGTGCTTACACTGAGTAAAAGACCGCTAGATTTTCTGGATTTAGAAAGACCTGCTCCAACCCCTCAAAATGAAGAAATCCGTGCAGTTGGCAGGCTAAAAAGAGAATGCTCTATGAGCGAAAATGCTGTTCGCCAAAATGGACAGCTGGTCAAAACTGACTCCATACCTGTGTTTCCTGGTGGGTCTGCTGCTGCCATTTCTAATCCTCATCATGACAATGTCAGGTATGGCATTTCAAATATAGATGCAATGATTGAAGGAACTTCAGAAGACATGACAGTTGTAGATGCAGCTTCATTAAGACTACAGATAATCAAACGAAATAGATGTCTACAACTTCTGGAAGAGGAGAACAAAGAACGGGCTAAAAGAGAAATGGTCATGTATTCAATTACTGTAGCATTCTGGCTGCTTAATAGCTGGCTCTGGTTTCGCCGCTAGAGGTAACCTCAGCTCTCAGAAATATTGTCTCAACAGCTGGAAATATAAAGAAtttgcaaacttaaaaaaaaaaagaatacaggtgCAAAAATCTTAATTCAACAGTATATTATACACTATGCTATACACAAATATAATATgcaatttaatatataataatatgccATTCACAAATAGGGTTTAATCCAAAAATGGAAGGATCATTTTATATTAGGAAATCCATTAATATATAACATCatatctggaaaaggaaatggcaacccactccagtattcttgcctggagaatcccttggacagaggggccccgtaggctacagtccatggagttgcaagagtcagacattattTAGCAAccaaatcaccaccaccatatcTATATTATTCATGTAAAGATTTTTATGTGGCTCAAAAGAGTACAGCTgataagataaatgaaaaatgagtagaaaaaaagtaaaacaaaggaCACCAACACTATTAGCTTAATAAGTACTAGAAAAATCTATtttgatttataaaaacaaacccttctggacacagtgggagaaggagtaggtgggacaaattgagagagtagcattgacatatatacactaccatgtgtaaaataggtaattAGTGAGAAGCTTCTATATAACGCATAGAGCTCAGCcagatgctctgtgacaacctagatgggtgAGATGGTGGgcgaaggctcaagagggaggggatatatatatatgtactcagGGCTGATCGgcgttgttgtacagcagaaaccaacacaacattttaaagcaattatcctccaattaaataaattaaaaaaaaacccttcttagaaaatgaagaataagCATGCTTTTTTAATCTGACAAAGAATAGTAACCTTAAATCAATAGTCAATATTATACTGAACCCTAAAAATAGTCccaataaaactgaatttttaacagTTATGACCATATTATTATTAAACATAGTTTGGAAAGTTCTGATCATTGTACTAAAAAGACGTGAAttaaaagacttccctggtggtccagtggttaagactctgtgctttcaaagCAGGGTGCATGGAtttgattcctagtcagggaactaagatcacatctGCCACCCTGAGTGAGGGGGGAGACATGAATTAGAAATAAGTATGGGGagttccctcgtggtccagtggttaggacttgggaCATTCGCTGTcctggcctaggttcaatccttggtctgggataATTCCCTCAGGCTGCATAGTGTGCATATGTGCATAGATCCCTcaggctgcatggtgtggccaaaaaaaaaagttataaagatAGAAAAGGAGCTTAAGTCATGattaatagataaataaactACCTAGAAAGCCCATCAATTGTAAAATTATTATAAtgccaataataataa from Cervus elaphus chromosome X, mCerEla1.1, whole genome shotgun sequence encodes the following:
- the LOC122689819 gene encoding mitochondrial fission factor-like, which translates into the protein MVEISRIQYEMEYTEGISQRMPVPEKLKVAPPNADLKQGFQEGVSNASVIMQVPKRIVVARNNEDIPLSRPADLDLIQSTPFKPLALKTPPRVLTLSKRPLDFLDLERPAPTPQNEEIRAVGRLKRECSMSENAVRQNGQLVKTDSIPVFPGGSAAAISNPHHDNVRYGISNIDAMIEGTSEDMTVVDAASLRLQIIKRNRCLQLLEEENKERAKREMVMYSITVAFWLLNSWLWFRR